From Peptoanaerobacter stomatis, one genomic window encodes:
- a CDS encoding V-type ATP synthase subunit I: protein MAVEKMKMMNLVALKQDTHNILREIVLNGSIHITNSSNSSNFTMRYMDTQIGEFSKMGVDISKISPYISEKVFKKKKYKDLLDEMFTFFDIKEDEIVLENLQSLNYSEKLKILDKISEESDRIKNLEESNRYARAKVKILLNALEYFCHDNIKISEFMNLKHIKFNMGQISKNSWIKLKSNYENIKGIVVHLGSNNHGETLMIFTPSMYEESTEYFLRSLSFDEIDLPNIDMSFKDLNAAKKKQLIDLEKEQEEIKKEKEEFRKKYLQDILALYYRYKIIEKIEELESHMAQSKNFVLLSAFVPESKIDEIKNLIEKTSESALVYFSEDVAVPSIFKIPTKLKNNFILRPFEALVKMYSIPDYKEADPTPFFAITYMLLFGMMFGDVGQGLVFVIAGNLLARKVGETAKIIQRIGLSSVFFGFMYGSVFGIEDILPAILLRPMEDINTILIGTITIGIIMIIVAYFIGFYNLKARNDIGNLYFDKNGISGFIFYMAFLLLILNITVLKSYVGESGSSMLVIISVAIMIVTSTLMFMKPKLAEKFEKSGHKEEFSPVESGFEMFETIMGFFSNTLSFIRVGAFAINHVGLFMAFHALGQMIGTGVGNVLMIVLGNIVILGLEGLIVFIQAIRLEYYELFSKYFKGDGIIYSPLHVDVRTQK from the coding sequence ATGGCTGTAGAAAAGATGAAAATGATGAATTTGGTTGCCCTCAAGCAAGACACTCACAATATACTTCGTGAGATAGTCTTAAACGGCTCCATTCATATAACAAACTCATCAAATTCTTCTAATTTTACTATGAGGTATATGGACACTCAAATTGGAGAGTTTTCAAAAATGGGAGTAGATATAAGTAAAATATCTCCATATATAAGTGAAAAAGTATTTAAAAAGAAAAAATACAAAGACCTTTTAGATGAAATGTTTACATTTTTTGATATAAAAGAAGATGAAATAGTTTTGGAAAATCTGCAATCCCTTAATTATAGTGAAAAGTTGAAAATATTGGACAAAATATCTGAGGAGTCCGACAGAATCAAAAATCTTGAAGAATCCAACAGATATGCAAGAGCTAAAGTAAAAATATTATTAAACGCTCTTGAATATTTTTGTCATGATAACATAAAAATATCAGAATTTATGAATTTAAAACATATAAAATTCAATATGGGTCAGATTTCAAAAAACTCTTGGATAAAATTGAAATCAAATTATGAAAATATAAAAGGAATAGTAGTTCACTTAGGCTCTAATAATCACGGAGAAACTCTCATGATATTTACTCCTTCCATGTATGAAGAAAGTACGGAGTATTTTTTGCGTTCACTGTCTTTTGACGAAATAGATTTACCGAATATAGATATGTCGTTCAAAGATTTAAATGCTGCAAAGAAGAAACAACTTATCGACTTGGAAAAAGAGCAGGAAGAAATAAAAAAAGAGAAAGAAGAATTCAGAAAAAAATACTTACAAGATATATTGGCATTATATTATAGATACAAGATAATCGAAAAAATAGAAGAACTTGAGTCTCATATGGCACAGAGTAAAAATTTTGTGCTTCTCAGTGCTTTTGTACCGGAGTCAAAAATTGATGAGATAAAAAATCTTATAGAAAAAACGTCTGAAAGTGCACTTGTATATTTTTCGGAAGATGTTGCAGTTCCTTCAATATTCAAAATACCTACAAAACTTAAAAATAATTTCATATTAAGACCTTTCGAGGCACTTGTAAAAATGTACTCAATACCTGATTATAAAGAGGCTGACCCTACACCGTTTTTTGCAATAACATATATGTTGTTGTTTGGTATGATGTTCGGAGATGTCGGACAAGGTCTGGTGTTTGTAATAGCAGGCAACTTGCTTGCAAGAAAAGTGGGAGAGACTGCAAAGATAATACAAAGAATCGGACTATCATCGGTATTTTTTGGATTTATGTACGGAAGTGTATTCGGCATTGAGGATATATTGCCTGCAATATTGTTAAGACCGATGGAAGATATAAACACCATACTTATAGGCACAATTACAATAGGTATAATAATGATAATTGTGGCATATTTCATAGGATTTTATAATTTAAAGGCAAGAAATGATATAGGAAACTTATACTTTGATAAAAACGGTATTTCAGGGTTTATATTCTATATGGCATTTTTACTGTTGATATTAAATATTACAGTTTTAAAATCTTATGTGGGCGAAAGCGGTTCATCAATGCTTGTAATAATAAGCGTTGCAATTATGATTGTCACATCAACCCTTATGTTCATGAAACCTAAGTTGGCGGAGAAATTTGAAAAATCTGGTCATAAAGAAGAATTTTCTCCTGTTGAAAGCGGATTTGAGATGTTTGAAACCATAATGGGATTTTTCTCAAACACTCTTTCGTTTATAAGGGTAGGGGCTTTTGCAATAAACCATGTCGGATTATTTATGGCATTTCACGCACTTGGACAGATGATAGGCACAGGAGTTGGAAATGTGCTTATGATTGTACTTGGAAATATAGTAATATTAGGACTTGAAGGGTTGATAGTATTTATACAGGCTATCAGATTGGAATACTATGAGTTGTTCAGCAAATACTTCAAAGGAGACGGAATAATATACAGTCCGCTTCATGTAGATGTTCGCACACAAAAATAA
- a CDS encoding V-type ATPase subunit — translation MGNNFHAVNAKIGVLKKGIFNDDDYNKLLSFSKREDVINYLKNNPIYKDQIQDYEENSPRNRYAMEFMIHKTETEIFRKLEHFLFGEDKMLVEAMLTRYEFEDIKIILRSIVENEKINLAKETLMYKTSNHVDYDKLAKCESIHQALDILKGTIYRRALVSLTDEDVLRLHFHVEMNLDSLYFIAVKKATEKLSKSSQEILNSYYSAIIDTINLQWIIRAKRFYNLSNEEIYNYTLRFGKYIKGDFLKSLVYSENGQEIMEKLKGTKLEKLLRNNEEGKIIAYRNVQGYIYNNQLKKLKSYQNTISTFLKFIIQLLIQNENMTRISEAQKYSLSKEETRKYLISTH, via the coding sequence ATGGGCAATAATTTTCATGCTGTAAATGCCAAGATTGGCGTTTTAAAAAAAGGGATTTTTAACGATGATGATTACAACAAGCTTTTATCTTTTTCGAAAAGAGAAGATGTCATAAATTATTTGAAAAACAATCCTATATACAAAGATCAAATCCAAGACTATGAAGAAAATTCTCCGAGAAACAGATATGCTATGGAGTTTATGATACACAAGACGGAAACTGAAATATTCAGAAAATTGGAACATTTTCTTTTCGGTGAAGATAAGATGCTTGTAGAGGCTATGCTTACAAGATATGAGTTTGAAGACATCAAAATAATTTTAAGAAGTATAGTAGAAAATGAGAAAATAAATCTTGCTAAAGAAACCTTGATGTACAAAACCAGTAACCATGTAGATTATGATAAATTGGCTAAATGTGAAAGTATTCATCAAGCACTTGATATACTTAAAGGAACTATATATAGGAGAGCTTTGGTATCTTTAACTGATGAAGATGTGCTTAGGCTCCATTTTCACGTAGAAATGAATTTGGACAGTCTTTATTTTATAGCTGTGAAAAAAGCTACAGAAAAGCTGTCAAAATCAAGTCAAGAAATATTAAATTCGTATTATTCTGCAATTATAGATACCATTAACTTGCAATGGATAATAAGAGCTAAGAGGTTTTATAACCTATCCAACGAAGAAATATACAACTATACTTTGAGATTCGGTAAATATATAAAAGGCGATTTTTTAAAAAGTCTTGTGTATAGTGAAAACGGACAGGAAATAATGGAAAAACTCAAGGGAACAAAACTTGAAAAGCTACTTAGAAATAATGAAGAAGGTAAGATAATAGCTTATAGAAATGTACAAGGATATATATATAACAACCAATTAAAAAAATTGAAAAGTTATCAAAATACCATATCCACATTTCTTAAATTTATTATACAACTGTTGATACAAAACGAGAATATGACGAGAATATCAGAGGCACAAAAATATAGTTTAAGTAAAGAAGAAACGAGAAAATATTTGATTAGTACACACTAA
- a CDS encoding SDR family NAD(P)-dependent oxidoreductase, with product MKNIGIVTGASSGLGKGIAIEIAKGFDIDELWLIARRKERLVELGKEIYEDYGVNVVIMSLDLIDEKSLQKISDRLESQKPNIKILVNSSGFGVMGDSSEMNRKVQEDMILLNCKALFSLTNICTNYMSRGSGILQIASVAGFCPQPYFAVYSATKAFVLSYSMALSKELKKRGISVSALCPGPVNTEFFDICERDAKMENMIKKMFIKSPNFVVKRAIKGYLKKKTVIVPGITMKLLSIIEGLYIKQLSSILAYKIYKKFN from the coding sequence ATGAAGAATATAGGAATAGTAACAGGTGCATCTTCAGGACTTGGAAAAGGTATCGCAATTGAAATAGCTAAGGGATTTGATATAGATGAGCTATGGTTGATTGCGAGAAGAAAAGAAAGATTAGTTGAATTAGGCAAAGAAATATACGAAGATTATGGTGTCAATGTTGTGATTATGTCATTAGATCTAATTGATGAAAAGTCTTTGCAAAAAATATCTGATAGATTGGAAAGTCAAAAGCCTAATATAAAGATACTCGTAAATTCAAGCGGTTTTGGAGTAATGGGTGACAGTAGTGAAATGAACAGAAAAGTGCAAGAAGATATGATATTGCTTAATTGTAAGGCATTGTTTTCTCTCACAAATATATGCACAAATTATATGAGTAGAGGTAGTGGAATATTGCAGATTGCATCTGTTGCAGGTTTTTGTCCTCAACCGTATTTTGCGGTTTATTCTGCTACAAAAGCATTTGTATTAAGCTATTCAATGGCACTTTCTAAAGAGTTGAAAAAAAGAGGAATAAGTGTTAGTGCTCTTTGTCCCGGACCTGTGAATACGGAGTTTTTTGACATATGTGAGAGGGATGCGAAAATGGAAAATATGATAAAAAAAATGTTTATAAAAAGTCCAAATTTTGTAGTTAAAAGAGCAATAAAAGGTTATTTGAAGAAAAAGACCGTTATAGTACCTGGCATTACTATGAAACTTCTGTCAATTATAGAGGGATTATACATTAAACAATTAAGTTCTATATTGGCTTATAAAATTTATAAAAAATTTAATTAA
- a CDS encoding FeoA family protein, translating into MPLSMMNTGDKCLVTLVKGNPEQKKFLENLGFVIGAQITVISVNSGNMIVNIKDSRVALGKDMTNKIMVAPE; encoded by the coding sequence ATGCCTTTGTCTATGATGAACACAGGTGATAAATGCTTGGTGACTTTAGTGAAGGGAAATCCTGAACAGAAAAAATTTCTTGAAAATTTAGGGTTTGTTATCGGTGCACAGATAACTGTAATATCAGTAAATTCCGGTAATATGATCGTAAATATAAAAGACTCAAGAGTCGCTTTAGGTAAAGACATGACTAATAAAATTATGGTAGCGCCTGAATAG
- a CDS encoding FeoA family protein, with the protein MTLDKAKIGSTVKVTKLTGQGATKKRIMDMGITKGCDIFIRKVAPLGDPVEITVRGYELTLRKSDASFIEVE; encoded by the coding sequence ATGACATTGGATAAAGCAAAGATAGGCAGTACTGTGAAAGTTACAAAACTTACGGGACAAGGTGCTACAAAAAAAAGAATCATGGATATGGGTATAACTAAAGGTTGTGACATCTTTATACGCAAGGTTGCTCCATTAGGTGATCCTGTTGAAATAACTGTAAGAGGATATGAACTTACTCTTAGAAAATCGGATGCTTCTTTTATAGAGGTTGAGTAA
- the feoB gene encoding ferrous iron transport protein B, which translates to MGINVALAGNPNSGKTTIYNILTGSAQYVGNWPGVTVEKKAGAYRKNKEVNIVDLPGIYSLSPYTLEEVVSRDFLINEKPDVILNMVDASNIERNLYLTTQLLELNIPVVIALNMIDVVNKRGDKINVSEIEKSFGCKVIEISALKNTGIDNLMNEVISIGNSKKSHQDVIFRFSNDVEQAISTIEHCSSLSTVSNKRWTAIKLFERDEKVVEHFSFSGDDRNIIEEAIEKVEKSMDDDSESIITNERYSVIASIISTAVQKVKSDMSPSDKIDSIVTNRILALPIFIAVMWAVYYLSVSTIGTMGSDYINETVFGDEGFVTAFFSNLLEQNNVNEVLSGLIMDGIVGGVGAVLGFLPLIIVLYLCLGVLEDIGYMSRVAFVMDRIFRKFGLSGKSFIPFLIGTGCSVPGIMGSRTIENEKDRRMTVIITSFMPCGAKAPIIALIAAAAFDGAAWVGPMTYVLGIIAIIISGIILKKTKMFSGDPAPFVMELPQYHTPAWKNVLLHVWERTKSYATKAGTIILASSIILWFLMNFTPSFEFISFKDDTSGSILAIIGTAIAPIFAPLGFGNWMATVATFTGLIAKENVISTMGVISQMEVDPETVAENAQFVGLASKMFENGAIGAFSFMLFNLFCIPCFAAVGAIKREMNSPKWTGFALFYQTVFAYVVAFITYQLGIVLLAGQGFTVGTIIAVILLIVSLYLLFRTYKVDDGERITNLNTVKM; encoded by the coding sequence ATGGGTATTAATGTCGCACTTGCCGGTAACCCCAACTCAGGCAAGACTACAATATACAACATACTTACAGGCTCTGCACAATATGTAGGTAACTGGCCCGGAGTAACAGTTGAAAAAAAAGCAGGGGCTTATAGAAAAAACAAGGAAGTAAACATAGTTGACCTTCCCGGAATTTATTCACTTTCTCCATATACACTTGAAGAAGTTGTATCAAGAGATTTCCTCATAAATGAAAAACCTGATGTAATACTTAATATGGTTGACGCATCAAATATTGAAAGAAACTTATATCTTACAACTCAACTGTTGGAACTTAACATCCCGGTTGTAATAGCTCTTAACATGATAGATGTTGTAAACAAAAGAGGCGACAAGATAAATGTTTCAGAGATTGAAAAATCATTCGGATGTAAGGTTATTGAAATATCGGCTCTTAAGAACACAGGTATCGACAATCTTATGAATGAAGTAATATCAATAGGCAATTCAAAAAAATCTCATCAAGATGTGATATTTAGATTTTCTAATGATGTTGAACAAGCAATATCAACAATAGAACACTGTTCTTCGCTTTCTACCGTTTCCAACAAGAGATGGACTGCTATAAAACTGTTTGAAAGAGATGAAAAAGTAGTAGAACATTTCAGTTTTTCAGGAGACGATAGAAATATAATTGAAGAGGCTATAGAAAAAGTAGAAAAATCTATGGATGATGATTCAGAAAGTATAATAACAAATGAAAGATATAGTGTAATAGCTTCTATAATATCTACTGCTGTACAAAAAGTAAAATCCGATATGAGTCCATCTGATAAAATAGACTCTATAGTAACTAACAGAATACTTGCTTTACCTATATTTATTGCTGTTATGTGGGCAGTGTACTATCTGTCCGTAAGTACAATAGGTACTATGGGTTCTGACTATATAAATGAAACTGTATTTGGAGATGAAGGGTTTGTAACTGCATTCTTCTCAAACTTATTAGAACAAAATAACGTTAATGAAGTTTTATCAGGACTTATAATGGATGGTATAGTAGGTGGAGTTGGTGCCGTTCTCGGTTTCTTACCGCTTATAATTGTACTTTATCTATGCCTTGGTGTTCTTGAAGATATAGGATATATGTCAAGAGTTGCTTTCGTAATGGATAGAATATTTAGAAAATTCGGTCTTTCCGGTAAATCATTCATACCGTTTTTGATAGGTACAGGCTGTTCCGTTCCAGGTATAATGGGTTCAAGAACTATAGAAAACGAAAAAGACAGAAGAATGACTGTAATAATAACTTCATTTATGCCTTGCGGTGCAAAAGCTCCTATAATAGCACTTATAGCTGCTGCAGCTTTTGACGGTGCCGCTTGGGTTGGACCGATGACATATGTACTTGGTATAATTGCTATTATAATATCAGGTATAATCCTTAAAAAAACAAAAATGTTCTCAGGAGACCCCGCACCATTTGTTATGGAGCTCCCACAATACCATACACCTGCTTGGAAAAATGTACTATTACATGTATGGGAAAGAACAAAATCATATGCGACTAAAGCCGGTACAATAATATTAGCATCATCAATCATATTATGGTTCTTGATGAACTTTACTCCATCATTCGAATTCATATCATTTAAAGATGATACATCAGGCTCAATACTTGCTATAATAGGTACTGCAATAGCACCGATATTTGCTCCGCTCGGATTTGGTAACTGGATGGCTACAGTCGCTACATTTACAGGTCTTATCGCAAAAGAAAATGTAATATCAACTATGGGTGTTATATCTCAAATGGAAGTAGATCCAGAAACAGTAGCTGAAAATGCTCAATTCGTAGGACTTGCATCTAAGATGTTCGAAAATGGTGCTATCGGGGCATTCTCATTCATGTTATTCAACTTGTTCTGCATACCTTGCTTTGCAGCAGTAGGTGCAATAAAACGTGAAATGAACAGCCCAAAATGGACAGGATTTGCACTTTTCTACCAAACAGTATTCGCTTATGTAGTAGCATTTATAACTTATCAGTTAGGTATAGTATTATTGGCAGGTCAAGGTTTCACAGTAGGCACAATAATAGCCGTAATACTTTTAATAGTAAGTTTATATTTACTATTTAGAACTTACAAGGTTGACGACGGCGAAAGAATAACAAATCTTAACACTGTTAAAATGTAA
- a CDS encoding carbohydrate kinase family protein, producing MGRVFTTGEALIDFIPLEIKDSLKEVESFAKMPGGAPANVAVTASKLGSKSYFIGMLGEDSFGNFLLDTLNKYGVDTAYTYKTSKAKTALAFVSLGKDGSRDFSFYRDPSADLFLSVENVKNIEFRSDDYISFCSVDLVPYPVKDATEYLLKKAKSSNATILFDPNIRKNLWNDMNLYRETVLYFMKYADILKISDDEIEFITGKADIDSGIDFLKSLGVKNIILTLGKNGASAYFGSKYLHTDGISIVPIDTTGAGDSFVGAVLHMLDIIGKKPDDLSKSELDEILNFANKVGALVSTKKGAMDSLPTKDEALNFIID from the coding sequence ATGGGAAGAGTTTTTACAACAGGTGAAGCACTTATTGATTTTATTCCGCTTGAAATAAAAGATTCGCTAAAAGAAGTAGAAAGTTTTGCAAAAATGCCTGGTGGAGCACCTGCAAACGTTGCGGTTACAGCATCTAAATTAGGGAGTAAATCATATTTTATAGGTATGCTCGGAGAAGATTCTTTTGGAAACTTTTTGCTTGATACTTTGAATAAATATGGTGTTGATACAGCTTATACTTATAAGACTTCTAAAGCTAAGACAGCATTGGCGTTTGTATCGCTTGGAAAAGATGGCAGTAGAGATTTCAGTTTTTATAGAGATCCGAGTGCAGACTTATTTTTATCTGTAGAAAATGTTAAAAATATAGAATTTAGAAGCGATGATTATATAAGTTTCTGCTCAGTTGATTTAGTTCCATATCCTGTCAAAGATGCTACGGAGTATCTGCTTAAAAAAGCGAAATCATCAAATGCTACAATACTTTTTGACCCGAATATAAGAAAAAATTTATGGAATGATATGAACTTATATAGAGAAACTGTATTGTATTTTATGAAATATGCAGATATATTAAAAATATCTGATGATGAAATAGAATTTATAACAGGAAAAGCTGATATAGATTCAGGTATAGACTTTTTGAAAAGTCTGGGAGTTAAAAATATAATATTGACACTTGGAAAAAATGGAGCAAGCGCATACTTTGGCAGTAAATATTTGCACACTGACGGTATTTCTATAGTTCCTATTGACACGACAGGTGCAGGGGATTCGTTTGTAGGAGCTGTACTTCATATGCTTGATATTATAGGCAAAAAACCGGATGATTTGAGTAAAAGTGAGTTAGATGAAATATTGAATTTTGCAAATAAAGTAGGTGCTTTGGTATCTACTAAAAAAGGCGCAATGGATTCGTTACCTACAAAAGATGAAGCTTTAAATTTTATAATAGATTAG
- a CDS encoding uracil-DNA glycosylase family protein — MKKADTIINIKENCDNKNTSLEEIIEKLKKDERNKKFSQNAIPPILQIDSGAKILIIGQAPGKKVEETLIPFNDKSGDKLISWLGINKEIFYSKDIAIMPMDFYYPGKAKTGDLPPRAFIAQEYHQDIIRMMPNIKLTILIGKYSIFYYLKNKAKNNLTETVKHYKDYLPEYFPIVHPSPLNFRWQAKNPWFENEVVPKLQEIVKRILN, encoded by the coding sequence TTGAAGAAAGCTGATACAATTATAAATATTAAAGAAAATTGTGATAATAAAAACACTTCACTTGAAGAAATAATAGAAAAATTAAAAAAAGATGAAAGAAATAAAAAATTTAGCCAAAATGCTATACCGCCTATTCTTCAAATTGATTCCGGAGCTAAAATTTTAATTATAGGTCAAGCTCCGGGTAAAAAAGTAGAAGAAACACTCATTCCTTTTAATGATAAATCAGGAGATAAACTTATATCCTGGCTCGGCATTAATAAAGAGATTTTTTATTCCAAAGACATAGCTATTATGCCTATGGATTTTTATTATCCGGGAAAAGCCAAAACGGGTGATCTTCCACCACGAGCTTTTATAGCACAAGAATATCACCAAGATATCATTAGAATGATGCCTAATATAAAACTTACAATTCTGATAGGGAAGTATTCTATTTTTTATTATTTAAAAAATAAAGCAAAAAACAATCTTACAGAAACTGTAAAACATTATAAAGACTACTTGCCGGAATATTTCCCTATCGTTCATCCAAGTCCGTTAAATTTTCGCTGGCAAGCAAAAAATCCATGGTTTGAAAATGAAGTTGTTCCAAAGCTTCAAGAAATAGTTAAGAGAATACTTAACTAA
- a CDS encoding metal ABC transporter permease — MIEVFMTLVITAVTCSLLGSFLLLRNLSMVCDALSHSVLLGIVLAFIIVKDLDSIYLIIGAGFFGVLTVWVVEKLSQKGLVKNDDALGIIFPLFFSIAVIIISKFFRNVHLDVDIVLMGEVLLAPFKRMFNLPRDFVVMLGLFIINSVFVIVFYRALKILSFDKDYAFMQSIKINALFYSLMTLTSVTSVAAFNTAGAILVISLFIAPSASAFLIAKSLKQMILLSMLFSVINVSIGFILAISFNMSVAGMCSFVGMITCLMVIVFGRNGIIVKSRNNINIKKQLNYDLILIHLYRHKNNLIETGINSIDSHLNWDKQKTNENIDYLINENLVEKNDDMYILTKNGIKYVENMLRA; from the coding sequence ATGATAGAAGTATTTATGACACTTGTTATTACGGCTGTTACTTGCAGTTTACTCGGCTCATTTTTGCTACTTAGAAATTTATCCATGGTGTGTGATGCTTTATCACATAGCGTGCTGCTTGGCATAGTATTAGCATTTATAATAGTAAAAGACTTGGATTCTATATATCTTATAATAGGAGCAGGTTTTTTTGGAGTCCTTACTGTATGGGTTGTGGAAAAATTATCTCAAAAAGGGCTTGTAAAAAACGATGATGCACTTGGTATAATATTTCCGTTATTTTTTTCAATAGCAGTTATAATAATAAGTAAATTTTTCAGAAACGTACATTTAGATGTTGATATAGTGCTTATGGGAGAGGTGTTGTTGGCGCCGTTTAAAAGAATGTTCAATCTTCCGAGAGATTTTGTAGTGATGCTTGGACTATTTATAATAAATTCTGTATTTGTAATAGTTTTTTACAGGGCGCTTAAAATATTATCTTTTGACAAAGACTATGCGTTTATGCAATCTATCAAGATAAATGCGTTGTTTTATTCTCTTATGACACTTACATCTGTGACAAGCGTGGCTGCGTTTAATACAGCAGGTGCAATACTTGTCATATCACTTTTTATTGCACCGTCAGCGAGTGCATTTTTGATAGCCAAGAGCTTGAAACAGATGATATTGCTGAGTATGTTATTCAGTGTAATAAATGTAAGTATAGGTTTTATATTGGCAATCAGTTTTAATATGTCGGTGGCAGGTATGTGCAGTTTTGTAGGTATGATTACTTGTTTAATGGTAATTGTATTTGGAAGAAACGGTATAATAGTAAAATCAAGAAACAATATAAATATCAAAAAACAACTCAACTATGACTTAATATTGATACATCTATACAGACATAAAAACAATCTTATAGAAACAGGAATAAACAGCATAGATTCACATTTGAATTGGGATAAACAAAAGACAAATGAAAATATAGATTATCTTATAAATGAGAATCTTGTTGAAAAAAACGATGATATGTATATTCTTACAAAAAATGGAATAAAATATGTAGAAAATATGCTAAGAGCATGA
- a CDS encoding metal ABC transporter permease → MIFDIIFSYDFYVVAIGVCILAIASAMVGCFSVYKGQSLVGDAIGHSSYAGVVLAFMIFQTKNPLVLTLGAGIIGAISYHTINVIINNSKIRLDSALAIVLSGFFGLGLVLDSFIQGNANFSNASQAGLRNYIFGQASYIMREDIIFISSFSAIAIILMLMFYKELIICIFDKDYAKSLGYSTKMIDNILLVMMISLICVGLKTVGAILISSFLIIPCIAASQHSKNIKNVLILSSIIASISSFLGVFISSTVDRMSTGPTIIIVMCILTLLSMVFGKYGMIAERKVRIQI, encoded by the coding sequence ATGATATTTGATATTATCTTTTCATATGATTTTTATGTTGTTGCTATAGGTGTGTGTATACTTGCAATAGCATCGGCTATGGTAGGATGCTTCAGCGTATATAAAGGTCAAAGTTTGGTGGGAGATGCAATAGGTCATAGTTCATATGCCGGTGTAGTGCTTGCATTTATGATTTTTCAAACCAAAAATCCGCTTGTATTGACATTGGGAGCAGGTATTATAGGTGCAATATCTTATCATACTATAAATGTTATAATTAATAATTCAAAAATAAGATTGGATTCAGCTCTTGCTATTGTGCTTAGCGGTTTTTTCGGCTTAGGCCTTGTACTTGACAGTTTTATTCAAGGCAATGCAAATTTTTCTAACGCTTCTCAAGCAGGACTTAGAAATTATATTTTCGGACAGGCGTCATATATTATGAGGGAAGATATAATTTTTATATCATCATTTTCTGCAATAGCTATAATACTTATGCTGATGTTTTACAAAGAACTTATAATATGTATTTTTGATAAAGACTATGCAAAAAGCCTCGGATATTCAACTAAAATGATTGACAATATATTACTTGTTATGATGATTTCTTTGATATGCGTAGGATTGAAAACAGTCGGTGCAATTCTTATAAGTTCTTTTTTAATAATTCCGTGCATAGCTGCATCTCAACACTCTAAAAATATAAAAAATGTGCTTATATTAAGCTCAATTATTGCAAGCATAAGCAGTTTTTTGGGAGTTTTTATAAGCAGTACAGTTGACAGAATGTCCACAGGTCCGACAATTATTATAGTGATGTGCATTTTGACATTGTTATCTATGGTATTCGGTAAATATGGAATGATAGCAGAAAGAAAAGTGAGGATTCAGATATGA
- a CDS encoding metal ABC transporter ATP-binding protein yields the protein MNAVKVEDLTVAYGKTPVLWDIDANFEENKITAIIGPNGAGKSTLLKSILGFIKPVAGSIKIFGNDIDKSRLQVAYVPQSNSVNWDFPINVQDVVLMGRYRSIGLIKTISKDEKQKALNALEQMDLLDLKNRQISQLSGGQKQRVFIARALCQDARLLIMDEPLAGVDKVSEKIIMNKVKNLKKDGKTIICVHHDLNTIKEYFDNIVMINKFFVAGGDINNYFTKENIDKTYKEVAYDI from the coding sequence ATGAATGCTGTAAAAGTAGAGGATTTGACGGTAGCATATGGTAAAACTCCTGTGCTTTGGGATATTGATGCAAATTTTGAAGAAAATAAAATAACAGCTATAATCGGACCTAATGGTGCAGGCAAATCTACTTTGCTTAAAAGTATTCTCGGTTTTATAAAACCTGTTGCCGGAAGTATAAAAATTTTCGGCAATGATATTGATAAAAGCAGATTACAAGTGGCTTATGTACCACAGTCAAACAGTGTTAATTGGGATTTTCCCATAAATGTGCAAGATGTTGTATTGATGGGAAGGTATCGTTCAATCGGTCTTATTAAAACAATAAGTAAAGATGAGAAACAAAAAGCGTTAAATGCTCTTGAACAAATGGATTTACTTGATTTAAAAAATAGACAAATTTCACAGTTGTCAGGCGGTCAAAAGCAAAGAGTATTTATCGCAAGAGCTTTATGTCAAGATGCCAGACTTCTAATAATGGACGAGCCTCTTGCAGGAGTAGATAAAGTCAGCGAAAAAATTATAATGAATAAGGTAAAAAATCTAAAAAAAGACGGAAAAACAATAATATGCGTACACCATGATTTAAATACAATAAAAGAGTATTTTGACAATATAGTTATGATTAATAAATTCTTTGTTGCAGGTGGAGATATAAATAATTATTTTACCAAAGAGAATATTGATAAGACATATAAAGAGGTGGCTTATGATATTTGA